One window from the genome of Metabacillus flavus encodes:
- the pnpS gene encoding two-component system histidine kinase PnpS: MNKFRSRLLFALITLIIAVLVGLGLLLGQIFNSYYVDTFKERIEKEAKLTELLIAEAGLESEKTASLLQQASKAAQSHITVLNEDGRVLYDAGSRHQNDEDLAKEAFEDLKESKDGTHLNGQGEGLYYYAIEINDYSQNKAYLVLSTPIESLKQVNQQVWGLLVTSLGLSLIVILLLGFRITSQYTKPIESATKVAMELAKGNYKARTYEDHMDETGMLSQSINILARNLQDMTRAQEMQKDRLETLIENMGSGLILIDGRGYINLVNRAYKETFHVDGENFLYRLYYDAFEHKEIVDIIEEIFMTEVRLRKQLHVAIGIDRRHFEIYGAPIIGTNDEWKGIVLVFHDISELKKLEQMRKDFVANVSHELKTPITSIKGFSETLLDGAMSDQQTLEYFLSIILKESDRLQTLIQDLLDLSKIEQQAFKLTFNDCDLHEILDDIVAILSSKAEEKEVALTVDSGAQVIPAIGDMYRIKQIFINLINNALTYTPKGGTVHITLRNGKDHAIVTISDTGIGISEEEIPRIFERFYRVDKARSRNSGGTGLGLAIVKHLVEAHRGQISVSSKVGEGTTFTVKFNKRKITE, encoded by the coding sequence ATGAATAAATTCCGCTCCCGCCTGCTATTTGCGTTAATTACCCTAATAATAGCTGTATTAGTGGGGCTGGGACTTCTTCTTGGACAAATTTTCAATAGCTATTATGTCGATACGTTCAAGGAACGGATTGAAAAGGAAGCTAAGCTGACAGAATTGCTCATAGCTGAGGCAGGACTGGAATCAGAAAAAACTGCCTCTCTTTTGCAGCAGGCAAGCAAAGCTGCACAGTCGCATATTACCGTACTAAACGAAGACGGACGAGTACTTTATGATGCCGGAAGCCGTCATCAAAATGATGAGGATTTAGCGAAAGAAGCCTTTGAGGATTTGAAGGAAAGCAAAGATGGCACTCATTTGAATGGGCAGGGAGAAGGTCTTTATTATTATGCAATTGAAATAAATGATTACAGCCAAAATAAGGCCTACTTAGTTCTCAGCACTCCCATTGAGTCGCTGAAACAGGTGAATCAGCAAGTATGGGGTCTTCTGGTAACGAGTCTGGGCCTCTCCCTTATAGTGATTCTGCTTCTTGGATTTAGAATCACCTCACAATATACGAAGCCGATTGAAAGTGCCACCAAGGTTGCTATGGAACTGGCTAAAGGAAATTATAAGGCAAGAACATATGAAGATCACATGGATGAAACAGGAATGCTTAGCCAGTCAATCAACATATTGGCAAGAAACCTGCAGGATATGACCAGAGCGCAGGAAATGCAGAAGGACCGTCTGGAAACCCTTATTGAAAATATGGGCAGCGGGCTGATTTTAATCGATGGCAGAGGCTACATTAACCTGGTAAACCGGGCATATAAAGAAACCTTTCATGTTGACGGGGAAAACTTTCTTTACCGGCTTTACTATGATGCATTTGAGCATAAGGAAATTGTTGATATTATAGAAGAGATTTTCATGACGGAAGTACGGTTGAGAAAACAGCTGCATGTTGCAATTGGAATCGACCGGCGGCATTTTGAAATTTACGGAGCCCCGATTATCGGAACCAACGATGAATGGAAAGGAATTGTTCTCGTATTCCATGATATTTCCGAGCTGAAGAAGCTTGAGCAGATGCGCAAGGATTTTGTGGCTAACGTATCTCATGAGCTGAAGACTCCGATTACATCCATTAAGGGATTTTCGGAAACGCTTTTGGACGGGGCCATGTCAGATCAGCAGACTCTTGAATATTTTCTGTCCATTATCTTAAAGGAAAGCGACCGGCTTCAAACCCTTATTCAGGATTTGCTCGATTTATCCAAAATTGAGCAGCAGGCGTTTAAATTAACCTTCAATGATTGTGATCTGCATGAAATCCTGGATGATATAGTGGCGATTCTTTCCAGTAAAGCTGAAGAGAAGGAAGTTGCGTTAACCGTTGACAGCGGGGCGCAGGTCATACCGGCAATCGGGGATATGTACAGGATCAAACAAATTTTTATTAATCTTATAAACAACGCATTAACGTATACTCCTAAAGGCGGGACGGTTCATATCACTTTAAGGAACGGGAAGGACCATGCGATTGTGACGATTTCAGATACAGGAATCGGTATCAGTGAAGAGGAAATTCCGAGGATCTTTGAACGCTTTTACAGAGTGGATAAGGCCAGAAGCAGGAACTCTGGCGGCACGGGACTCGGGCTTGCCATCGTTAAGCATCTTGTGGAAGCTCATAGAGGACAAATCAGTGTCAGCAGCAAAGTAGGAGAAGGAACGACGTTCACCGTTAAATTTAACAAACGGAAAATTACGGAATAG
- a CDS encoding response regulator transcription factor has translation MSKKILVVDDEHSILTLLQYNLEQSGYEVVTAMDGSEALHKGLTESPDLMVLDLMLPKMDGIEVCKQLRQQKVMVPILMLTAKDDEFDKVLGLELGADDYMTKPFSPREVVARIKAILRRTQFLTETDTKEETESSEKILIGDLRILPEHYEAYYSQERLELTPKEFELLVYLARHKGRVLTRDQLLSAVWNYDFAGDTRIVDVHISHLREKIERNTKKPLYIKTIRGLGYKLEEPKADE, from the coding sequence ATGAGTAAGAAGATACTAGTAGTGGATGATGAACATTCCATTTTAACTTTACTTCAATATAATCTCGAGCAATCAGGATATGAAGTTGTAACAGCTATGGATGGCAGTGAAGCACTCCACAAAGGGCTGACCGAATCACCTGATTTAATGGTTTTGGACTTAATGCTTCCAAAGATGGACGGAATTGAAGTTTGCAAACAGCTTCGCCAGCAAAAGGTAATGGTGCCGATTTTGATGCTGACAGCCAAGGATGATGAGTTCGATAAGGTGCTTGGGCTTGAGCTGGGAGCAGACGATTATATGACCAAGCCGTTCAGTCCGAGGGAAGTTGTGGCAAGAATTAAAGCTATTTTAAGGCGTACACAATTTTTGACTGAAACGGACACGAAAGAAGAAACGGAGTCCTCGGAAAAAATTCTCATTGGCGATTTGCGGATCCTGCCTGAGCATTATGAGGCTTACTACAGCCAGGAGCGCTTGGAGCTGACACCTAAAGAATTTGAGCTTCTCGTTTATCTTGCTCGCCATAAAGGAAGAGTCCTTACGAGAGATCAGCTCTTAAGCGCTGTGTGGAACTACGATTTTGCAGGAGATACCCGTATTGTGGATGTACATATTAGTCATTTAAGAGAAAAAATCGAACGTAATACGAAGAAGCCTCTTTATATTAAAACGATTCGCGGACTTGGTTACAAGCTTGAGGAGCCAAAGGCGGATGAATAA
- a CDS encoding MaoC/PaaZ C-terminal domain-containing protein encodes MVLGKKRKLGRPIEEINTGEKLTLTEKMEDKDLLLYLGLTNDANPLYIQHDYASMTPFKKPVVPAVMLSGFITSAISKYLPGPGSHVTKQHLDFHLPVYHYEVIQFFFEVKDVDAEQGRIRISVEAFSEEEKLAASGILEVIPPIYPDSQDGLAFENF; translated from the coding sequence ATGGTTTTAGGAAAAAAACGAAAGCTCGGGCGGCCGATTGAAGAGATAAATACAGGGGAAAAGCTGACCTTGACCGAAAAGATGGAGGATAAAGATTTGCTATTGTATTTGGGCCTTACCAATGATGCGAATCCGCTTTACATCCAGCATGATTATGCATCCATGACTCCATTCAAGAAGCCGGTCGTCCCGGCAGTTATGCTCTCCGGATTTATTACCTCAGCCATTTCCAAGTATCTGCCCGGTCCCGGGAGCCATGTGACCAAACAGCATCTGGATTTTCATTTGCCAGTATATCATTATGAGGTGATCCAATTCTTTTTTGAAGTGAAAGACGTAGATGCAGAGCAGGGGCGGATCCGTATTTCTGTAGAAGCTTTCAGTGAAGAGGAAAAATTGGCAGCGAGCGGCATTCTCGAGGTCATTCCCCCCATATATCCAGACTCCCAAGATGGACTGGCCTTCGAAAATTTTTAA
- the mdh gene encoding malate dehydrogenase, whose amino-acid sequence MNKRKKISVIGAGFTGATTAFLLAAKELGDVVLVDIPQMENPTKGKALDMLEAGPVMGFDANITGTSSYEDTAGSDVVVITAGIARKPGMSRDDLVATNEKIMRSVTKEIANYSPDCTIIVLTNPVDAMTYAVFTESGFPKHRVIGQSGVLDTARFRTFVAQELKLSVKDVTGFVLGGHGDDMVPLVRYSYAGGIPLDTLIPKDRLDAIVERTRKGGGEIVNLLGNGSAYYAPAASLVEMTEAIIKDQRRVIPAIAYLEGEYGYDGIYLGVPAVLGKNGLEQIIELELTEDEKAALSKSAESVKNVMKVLAD is encoded by the coding sequence ATGAACAAACGCAAAAAGATTTCTGTCATCGGGGCCGGCTTTACTGGGGCAACTACTGCTTTCCTTCTTGCAGCAAAAGAATTAGGCGATGTTGTACTTGTGGATATTCCTCAAATGGAAAACCCTACAAAGGGAAAAGCGCTTGATATGCTTGAAGCTGGACCTGTTATGGGTTTTGATGCAAATATTACTGGAACGTCAAGCTATGAAGATACGGCAGGCTCTGATGTAGTTGTCATTACAGCGGGTATTGCCAGAAAACCTGGAATGAGCAGAGACGACCTTGTGGCAACCAACGAAAAAATTATGAGAAGCGTTACAAAGGAAATTGCAAACTATTCTCCGGATTGTACTATTATCGTTTTGACAAATCCGGTTGATGCCATGACATACGCTGTTTTCACTGAATCCGGTTTCCCTAAGCACCGCGTAATCGGCCAGTCCGGTGTACTTGATACAGCCAGGTTCCGTACATTTGTGGCACAAGAGCTGAAGCTTTCTGTTAAGGATGTAACAGGATTCGTTCTTGGGGGGCATGGAGATGACATGGTCCCGCTTGTAAGATACTCCTATGCAGGCGGAATTCCATTGGACACACTGATTCCTAAAGACCGTTTGGACGCCATTGTAGAAAGAACACGCAAAGGCGGCGGAGAAATTGTGAACCTTTTAGGAAACGGCAGTGCTTATTATGCTCCGGCTGCTTCCCTGGTTGAAATGACAGAAGCTATTATAAAAGATCAGCGCCGTGTCATTCCGGCTATTGCTTATCTTGAAGGGGAATACGGCTATGACGGAATTTATCTTGGTGTTCCGGCAGTCCTTGGCAAAAACGGCTTAGAGCAGATTATCGAGCTTGAATTGACAGAAGATGAGAAGGCCGCTCTCAGCAAATCTGCTGAATCGGTAAAAAATGTAATGAAGGTTCTTGCTGACTAA
- the icd gene encoding NADP-dependent isocitrate dehydrogenase, which produces MHKQEVRNMTNGEKITVSNGVLNVPNQPIIPYIEGDGIGPDIWASASRVLEAAVEKAYSGEKKIVWKEVLAGEKAFNATGSWLPEETLDTIREYMIAIKGPLTTPVGGGIRSLNVALRQELDLFTCLRPVRYFTGVPSPVKRPEDTDMVIFRENTEDIYAGIEYASGSDEVKKLINFLQNEMGVNKIRFPETSGIGIKPVSQEGTSRLVRAAIQYALDQGRKSVTLVHKGNIMKYTEGAFKNWGYELAEKEFGDKVFTWAEYDRIVEKDGKDAANNAQSEAEAAGKIIVKDSIADIFLQQILTRPSEFDVVATMNLNGDYISDALAAQVGGIGIAPGANINYETGHAIFEATHGTAPKYAGLDKVNPSSVLLSGVLMLEHLGWNEAAELVMKAVEKTIASKVVTYDFARLMDGATEVKCSQFGDELIKNMG; this is translated from the coding sequence ATACATAAACAGGAGGTAAGAAACATGACAAACGGTGAAAAAATTACAGTATCAAATGGTGTATTGAATGTACCTAATCAGCCAATCATCCCTTACATTGAAGGAGACGGAATCGGTCCTGATATCTGGGCAAGTGCATCCCGCGTTCTTGAAGCGGCAGTTGAAAAAGCGTACAGCGGCGAGAAGAAAATCGTCTGGAAAGAAGTTCTTGCAGGAGAAAAAGCATTTAATGCAACTGGAAGCTGGCTTCCTGAAGAAACGCTCGATACAATCCGCGAGTACATGATCGCTATTAAAGGACCTCTTACAACGCCGGTCGGAGGAGGGATCCGCTCTCTAAACGTAGCGCTTCGCCAGGAACTGGATCTTTTCACTTGCCTTCGCCCAGTCCGCTATTTCACTGGAGTGCCTTCACCAGTTAAAAGACCCGAAGATACGGACATGGTCATCTTCCGTGAAAATACAGAAGATATTTATGCCGGTATCGAATATGCAAGCGGTTCTGATGAAGTGAAAAAGCTAATCAATTTCCTTCAAAATGAAATGGGTGTAAATAAAATCCGTTTCCCTGAAACTTCAGGAATCGGCATCAAGCCTGTGTCCCAGGAAGGAACTTCCCGTCTGGTACGCGCTGCTATCCAATATGCGCTGGATCAAGGACGCAAATCGGTTACGCTTGTACACAAAGGAAACATTATGAAATATACAGAAGGCGCGTTCAAAAACTGGGGCTATGAGCTTGCTGAGAAAGAATTCGGCGATAAAGTATTCACATGGGCTGAATATGACAGAATCGTAGAAAAAGACGGCAAGGATGCAGCGAACAATGCTCAAAGTGAAGCAGAAGCGGCAGGAAAAATTATTGTTAAGGATTCAATTGCCGACATCTTCCTTCAGCAAATCCTTACACGTCCAAGCGAGTTTGATGTAGTAGCTACAATGAACCTGAACGGAGATTACATCTCTGACGCCCTTGCTGCACAAGTAGGAGGAATCGGAATTGCTCCCGGAGCAAACATCAATTATGAAACGGGACATGCTATTTTCGAAGCTACTCACGGTACTGCTCCTAAATATGCCGGACTGGATAAAGTGAACCCTTCATCCGTCCTTCTTTCAGGCGTGCTTATGCTTGAGCACCTTGGCTGGAACGAGGCAGCAGAATTAGTGATGAAAGCCGTGGAAAAAACAATCGCTTCTAAAGTTGTAACATATGACTTTGCCCGCCTAATGGATGGAGCAACAGAAGTTAAATGTTCTCAGTTCGGGGACGAGCTTATTAAAAACATGGGCTAA